From one Flavobacteriales bacterium genomic stretch:
- a CDS encoding dialkylresorcinol condensing enzyme DarA — MKVLVLYYSQTGQLKDIANHCLSPLVKDDSVDVDFVKVETEHQFPFPWTRLSFFNAFPESVFGIPFKMKPIGVDASKDYDLIILAYTVWYLNPSIPISSLLQNEEAKRIFNGKKVVTLIGSRNMWVLAQERVKRHLKELKADLIGNIVLIDRNKNLVSIITIIRWMFYGKKNPFWGFPRAGIIQEDIESSNRFGEVLLNRLKQNDLSDMQEELNEKGAVEINPSLVILEKRATKLFHMYGNFLIKKGGFFDKERLGRVSLLSYLLPIGAFILSPITTLSSFLISVIKRKELASEIRYYKQNSLRE; from the coding sequence ATGAAGGTTCTCGTACTCTATTATTCGCAAACTGGGCAATTGAAAGATATTGCCAATCATTGCCTCTCGCCTTTGGTGAAGGATGATTCGGTAGACGTTGATTTCGTGAAAGTGGAAACCGAACACCAGTTCCCGTTTCCTTGGACAAGGCTGTCGTTCTTCAACGCCTTTCCAGAATCGGTCTTCGGTATTCCATTCAAAATGAAACCGATTGGGGTGGATGCATCGAAAGATTACGACCTCATCATTTTGGCTTACACCGTTTGGTATCTCAATCCGAGCATTCCCATTTCGAGTTTGCTTCAGAACGAAGAAGCCAAACGCATTTTCAATGGAAAGAAAGTGGTCACACTCATCGGTTCACGGAACATGTGGGTGCTGGCTCAGGAACGTGTGAAGCGACATCTGAAAGAGCTGAAAGCGGACCTGATCGGAAATATCGTTCTCATCGACCGCAACAAGAATCTCGTTAGCATCATCACCATTATAAGATGGATGTTCTACGGAAAGAAAAATCCGTTCTGGGGTTTCCCACGGGCAGGAATCATTCAAGAAGACATTGAATCGAGCAACCGTTTTGGGGAAGTTCTGCTGAATCGATTGAAACAGAACGATCTTTCCGACATGCAGGAAGAACTGAATGAGAAAGGTGCCGTGGAGATAAATCCATCGTTGGTGATCTTGGAGAAGCGCGCCACCAAACTGTTCCACATGTACGGCAACTTCCTCATCAAAAAAGGAGGATTTTTCGATAAGGAACGGTTGGGCCGCGTGAGTTTGCTCTCCTATCTGTTGCCAATTGGAGCTTTCATCCTTTCTCCAATAACAACCTTGTCATCATTCTTGATTTCTGTCATTAAGCGAAAGGAATTGGCTTCCGAGATTCGCTACTACAAACAGAATTCGCTGCGCGAGTGA
- a CDS encoding T9SS type A sorting domain-containing protein, with protein sequence MKKTLLSILALGVAFGASAQTFTPAAGSPLANGEVGTAYSETINAAIPATTNVTGQQILDVLPAQAVALVGSYINAGTSYPVAVTSTALTVAGLPAGLSDDCGGCSVAGGATRDIVISGTPTAGGGFTVDITSETTGSVDITVPILGTQTVPFGGSFQGQSVPTLPGLMDAQGYSMNVSSTGIKEANEVFSLGFYPNPTEGLSTLDINSTVAGQVSVEVYAITGAIIQTNTRTIRMGANRLSLDLSSVPAGIYMIKAEIDGHQALIRTVKK encoded by the coding sequence ATGAAGAAAACTCTACTTTCTATTCTTGCGTTGGGTGTTGCCTTCGGTGCTTCTGCTCAGACTTTTACTCCAGCTGCCGGGTCGCCATTGGCGAACGGTGAAGTTGGAACGGCTTACTCAGAAACGATCAATGCTGCCATTCCTGCTACGACAAACGTAACGGGGCAGCAAATTCTTGATGTGCTTCCTGCTCAGGCTGTGGCACTTGTGGGCTCTTACATCAACGCGGGTACGAGCTATCCGGTTGCAGTAACATCAACGGCACTGACAGTAGCCGGATTGCCAGCAGGATTGAGCGATGATTGTGGCGGATGTAGCGTTGCAGGTGGTGCTACGCGCGACATCGTTATTTCTGGAACTCCAACCGCTGGCGGTGGTTTTACAGTTGACATCACGTCAGAAACAACTGGTTCTGTCGATATTACTGTTCCAATTCTTGGAACTCAAACAGTTCCGTTTGGAGGTTCATTCCAAGGACAGTCTGTACCAACTCTTCCTGGTCTGATGGATGCCCAAGGTTACTCCATGAACGTAAGCTCTACTGGAATCAAAGAAGCGAACGAGGTTTTCTCGCTTGGTTTCTACCCGAATCCAACGGAGGGTCTTTCAACTCTTGACATCAACTCAACTGTTGCAGGTCAGGTTTCTGTTGAGGTTTACGCAATTACAGGAGCGATCATCCAAACCAACACCAGAACCATCCGCATGGGAGCCAACCGTCTTTCTTTGGATCTTTCTTCTGTTCCTGCTGGAATCTACATGATCAAGGCAGAGATCGATGGTCATCAAGCATTGATCCGTACAGTTAAAAAGTAA
- a CDS encoding T9SS type A sorting domain-containing protein, whose translation MKRTLLSILTLSAAFAVNAQVYNPSASALPSGTINEAYAGQVINFTVPLTSTVDGATVGSAVAAAFPQAAAITGLLGGQSFPLNVQSVTLSVTGLPAGVTATCDATPCTYVAGASGSITLAGTPTQAGNFTIDITSLTSGEADLSAFAGALSGFGIPSTFAIPQPIPGALDETGYTMNVNDPNGIEEANEVFSLSLYPNPTQGVSILDVNSTVSGLAIVEVYSITGALVQTDTKSIRLGSNRINLDMTALPSGIYLVRSDINGHQALVRVQKN comes from the coding sequence ATGAAAAGAACCCTACTTTCTATTTTGACGCTGAGTGCCGCATTTGCAGTGAACGCTCAGGTTTACAATCCTTCTGCATCGGCACTTCCTTCGGGAACAATTAATGAGGCGTATGCAGGTCAGGTTATCAATTTCACCGTTCCGTTGACCTCTACTGTTGATGGAGCTACTGTTGGTTCGGCTGTAGCCGCTGCATTCCCTCAAGCTGCCGCCATAACAGGTCTGCTTGGTGGCCAGTCGTTCCCATTGAACGTGCAGTCTGTAACGCTTTCTGTTACCGGGCTACCTGCCGGAGTGACCGCCACTTGCGATGCCACCCCATGTACCTATGTGGCCGGGGCGAGCGGAAGCATTACGCTTGCAGGTACGCCAACTCAGGCCGGTAATTTCACCATCGATATTACATCATTGACCTCTGGAGAGGCCGATCTTTCAGCATTTGCTGGGGCACTTTCCGGATTTGGGATCCCATCAACGTTTGCCATTCCTCAACCGATCCCTGGTGCTTTGGATGAAACTGGCTATACCATGAATGTAAATGACCCGAATGGAATTGAAGAGGCCAACGAGGTGTTCTCGTTAAGTCTTTACCCGAACCCAACTCAGGGTGTTTCTATTCTGGATGTGAATTCAACTGTTTCGGGCTTGGCAATTGTGGAAGTTTACTCTATCACAGGTGCATTGGTTCAAACAGACACCAAGTCGATCCGTTTGGGAAGTAACCGCATCAACCTTGATATGACCGCACTTCCATCTGGAATTTATTTGGTGAGATCTGACATCAACGGACACCAAGCGCTTGTCCGCGTTCAGAAAAACTGA
- a CDS encoding T9SS type A sorting domain-containing protein: MKSFSILFLLSFACTTWAQTFNPSASNLPDAHLNQAYSDQVISFTVPPTSTLPGDIVEQALSVAFPQAAPALGLLNLSSQTFDFNVTRSTFNVDGLPQGMSGNCDATPCTYLAGASGSITITGTPTEAGNFTFDILSYTEGDVDLSSLGGGLLSTLGIPSSFDLPAPVPQALDETGYTITVLDANGIAEHNEMFSLNFYPNPAQDLSILDINSTVTGLANVEIFAITGASIRTEARSIRSGNNRIPIDMSALPAGVYMLRTQIGGYQALVRVLKNG, from the coding sequence ATGAAAAGTTTTTCCATTCTATTCCTTTTGTCATTCGCCTGCACCACTTGGGCGCAAACGTTCAACCCATCGGCAAGCAACCTTCCTGATGCGCATCTGAATCAGGCATATTCCGATCAGGTCATTTCATTCACCGTTCCTCCTACTTCTACATTGCCCGGAGATATTGTGGAACAGGCACTTTCCGTGGCATTTCCGCAGGCGGCTCCTGCCCTCGGATTACTGAATCTCAGTTCACAGACGTTCGACTTCAACGTTACCCGTTCCACTTTCAATGTTGATGGACTTCCACAGGGCATGTCGGGCAACTGCGATGCTACACCGTGCACCTATTTGGCAGGGGCTTCCGGCAGCATCACCATTACAGGAACACCGACCGAAGCTGGAAATTTCACCTTCGATATCCTTTCTTACACAGAGGGTGATGTCGATCTTTCGTCTCTTGGTGGCGGCCTGCTTTCCACCCTTGGAATACCTTCTTCCTTCGATCTTCCCGCCCCCGTTCCGCAAGCGTTGGACGAAACCGGGTACACGATCACCGTACTTGATGCCAACGGCATTGCCGAACACAATGAAATGTTCTCGCTGAATTTTTACCCGAACCCCGCACAGGACCTTTCCATATTGGATATAAACTCAACTGTTACGGGGTTGGCCAACGTGGAGATCTTCGCCATTACTGGGGCATCGATCCGAACCGAAGCTCGGTCGATCCGTTCGGGAAACAACCGCATTCCGATCGATATGTCTGCACTTCCCGCTGGGGTTTATATGCTACGCACGCAGATCGGAGGCTATCAGGCACTGGTACGCGTACTGAAAAACGGATAG
- a CDS encoding T9SS type A sorting domain-containing protein gives MHNFESMFFRVTGLLFLTTFCAGHIVAQINCPPHLPLTLLGNTSYCIGSSGTDLSIEQNYTGYEWLPTSETGQSVFLTAGNYEVVVTHYTGCTDTLAFVVAQVSNPPQPTINVSGPTEFCEGGSVTLSVDSLYPYYDWSTGSVSEEITVFESGTYNVSVTDWIGCSSASNSIQITVNPLPTAAFSPGLNLFDVQFNNFSLDATDYEWNFGDGSTSTDFEPTHTFSVGGTVPMYLVASNSCGSDTAFLDLTSVSVEEQRDRLMAKAFPNPSNGQFQLSLDAAAQGRCTFTVADAEGRILESFTRSILVGPNRFQFDLTHLSSGLYFLSIQNGEHSDRLTLVVN, from the coding sequence ATGCATAATTTCGAATCAATGTTCTTCCGCGTAACAGGACTTCTGTTCCTCACAACTTTCTGCGCTGGCCATATTGTGGCACAGATCAACTGCCCACCGCATTTACCACTCACACTTCTGGGCAATACGTCATACTGCATAGGCAGTTCTGGCACCGACCTCAGTATTGAGCAGAATTATACCGGATATGAATGGCTGCCCACATCAGAAACGGGTCAAAGCGTATTCCTCACGGCCGGGAACTACGAGGTGGTTGTAACGCACTACACCGGCTGTACCGATACATTGGCCTTTGTTGTTGCGCAGGTTTCCAATCCACCGCAACCGACCATTAACGTTAGCGGGCCTACCGAATTCTGCGAAGGCGGAAGTGTTACGCTTTCTGTTGACTCACTTTATCCATATTACGATTGGAGCACTGGGTCCGTAAGTGAAGAGATAACGGTTTTTGAAAGCGGTACTTACAACGTTTCAGTTACGGATTGGATCGGCTGTAGCAGTGCCTCAAACTCTATTCAGATCACCGTCAACCCACTCCCGACAGCCGCATTCTCACCGGGTCTGAACCTCTTTGATGTTCAGTTCAACAACTTTTCGTTGGATGCCACCGATTACGAGTGGAACTTCGGAGACGGAAGCACAAGCACCGACTTCGAACCGACCCATACCTTCAGCGTTGGCGGTACGGTTCCCATGTATCTGGTGGCCTCCAACAGTTGCGGCAGCGACACAGCCTTTCTCGACCTGACAAGCGTAAGTGTAGAAGAACAGCGCGATAGGCTGATGGCCAAGGCGTTTCCGAATCCAAGCAATGGGCAATTTCAGCTTTCGCTGGATGCTGCCGCACAAGGCCGCTGCACATTTACTGTGGCCGATGCAGAAGGAAGAATTTTGGAAAGCTTCACCAGATCCATTCTGGTCGGTCCGAACAGGTTTCAATTCGATCTGACGCACCTGTCATCCGGACTGTATTTCCTTTCCATACAGAATGGAGAGCACTCCGACCGTTTAACGCTTGTGGTGAATTGA